A window of the Coprobacter fastidiosus genome harbors these coding sequences:
- a CDS encoding glycosyl hydrolase family 95 catalytic domain-containing protein, producing MNLKLRFFSLLFIAFLFPKCLFASSTLLHLDWKNYLAKYDLLWNRLPEKLWQSPFMGNGMLGTYIVYEEDCNSMRFEVCRSDVHDHRAVPETGDGNILFNRSRLMIGHFLMKPCGRILKCDMRTDIYNAETSGTIITDKGSIRFEVFVHSLDMGIIVKTDASSGENGFTWQWVSDSPNSPRYDKFKASGNTSKVVREYKENAPAVVDEENRTALFTYLNGGQTAVRWHISGKGSARSLYVTCAHSYPNHNALQLSREYLDRILKPSYSKLKKTHREWWNNFYQKSFVSLPDKRIENFYWIQLYKLGSATRADRGIIDNTGPWMALTQWPAAWWNLNVQLSYWTTYPSNHLELSRSLSNTIFAGEKNLILNVPKKYRYNSAALARATAPDLVGWVREAGASKDGPEIGLLTWVCHNIWLEYRYSMDKEILKKLFPILKRSVNYYLHFLKEEDDKRFHLPSTYSPEYGSASDCNFDLSLLKWGCKTLLEADSILGKNDSLRSRWKDVYARLADFPSDPDEGWMIGRNRPYDMSHRHYSHLLMAYPLYLVNRDQPGGKEMIVRSVNHWQSIKGALEGYSRTGAASLYASVGEGDKALAYLEEFMQKSMQPNTCYQEGGNPVIETPLSGARALLDMALQSWDGKIRIFPAIPGIWRDFAFDNLLAEGAFEVSAVRKNGKVAWIRIHSLAGEPCLVECDFSGELYQKGKRRYKIDRISDTLFSLDLKAGEEVVLYGDPSFKDFRIGPVSGTENKKPFGFYN from the coding sequence ATGAATTTAAAATTACGTTTTTTCTCTCTATTATTCATTGCGTTTTTATTCCCGAAATGTCTTTTTGCGAGTTCCACGCTTCTACATCTGGATTGGAAAAATTATCTGGCAAAATATGACTTGCTTTGGAATCGTTTACCGGAGAAACTCTGGCAGTCTCCTTTTATGGGGAATGGAATGTTAGGCACGTATATCGTGTATGAGGAAGATTGTAATTCGATGCGTTTTGAGGTGTGCCGGAGCGATGTTCACGATCATCGTGCCGTACCTGAGACAGGAGACGGGAATATATTGTTCAATCGTTCCCGTCTTATGATCGGACATTTTTTGATGAAGCCGTGCGGTCGCATTCTGAAGTGTGACATGCGTACAGATATTTATAATGCGGAGACGTCAGGGACAATTATAACGGATAAAGGCTCGATACGATTTGAAGTTTTTGTGCATTCGCTTGATATGGGGATTATCGTAAAGACTGATGCGTCGTCCGGAGAAAACGGGTTTACATGGCAATGGGTCTCGGATTCTCCGAATTCTCCTCGGTATGATAAGTTTAAAGCAAGCGGGAATACTTCAAAGGTGGTACGGGAATATAAAGAAAATGCTCCGGCTGTTGTAGATGAAGAAAACCGGACGGCATTGTTTACTTATTTGAATGGCGGGCAGACTGCTGTCCGTTGGCATATTTCGGGAAAAGGCAGTGCCCGGAGTCTATATGTGACTTGCGCCCATTCTTATCCTAATCATAATGCTTTGCAATTGTCTCGAGAATACCTTGACCGAATCTTGAAACCATCATATTCGAAGTTGAAAAAAACGCATCGGGAGTGGTGGAATAACTTTTATCAGAAAAGTTTTGTTTCTTTACCGGATAAGAGAATCGAGAATTTTTATTGGATACAATTATATAAATTGGGATCGGCTACCCGTGCGGATCGGGGGATTATCGATAATACAGGACCTTGGATGGCTTTGACGCAATGGCCTGCTGCATGGTGGAATTTGAATGTGCAGCTTTCTTATTGGACAACTTATCCTTCTAATCATTTGGAACTTTCCCGCTCTTTGTCCAATACGATTTTTGCAGGAGAAAAGAACTTGATTCTAAATGTTCCGAAGAAATATAGATATAATTCTGCTGCTTTAGCACGGGCTACAGCTCCTGATTTGGTCGGATGGGTACGTGAAGCCGGAGCTTCGAAAGACGGTCCGGAGATCGGTTTATTGACATGGGTTTGTCATAATATATGGCTGGAATATCGTTATTCTATGGATAAGGAAATTTTAAAAAAGTTGTTTCCTATATTGAAACGTTCGGTCAACTATTATCTGCATTTTTTGAAAGAAGAAGATGATAAGCGGTTTCATCTGCCTTCTACTTATTCTCCGGAATACGGCAGCGCCTCGGATTGCAATTTTGATTTGTCGTTGTTGAAATGGGGGTGTAAAACACTTTTGGAAGCGGATTCTATTCTTGGCAAAAATGATAGTTTGCGCTCTCGTTGGAAAGATGTTTATGCAAGACTGGCAGATTTCCCTTCCGATCCGGATGAAGGTTGGATGATAGGTCGGAATCGACCGTATGATATGTCGCACAGACATTATTCTCATTTGTTGATGGCTTATCCGCTATATCTTGTAAACCGAGACCAACCGGGAGGTAAAGAGATGATCGTTAGGAGTGTAAACCATTGGCAAAGTATAAAAGGTGCTCTTGAAGGATATTCGCGTACAGGGGCGGCTTCTTTATATGCTTCTGTCGGGGAAGGGGATAAGGCTTTAGCTTATTTGGAGGAATTTATGCAAAAGTCGATGCAGCCGAATACTTGCTATCAGGAGGGCGGGAATCCGGTGATAGAGACACCTCTTTCAGGTGCTCGGGCTTTATTGGATATGGCATTGCAGAGCTGGGACGGTAAAATTCGTATTTTTCCGGCGATTCCCGGAATATGGAGGGACTTCGCCTTTGATAATTTACTGGCAGAAGGAGCCTTTGAAGTGAGTGCCGTTCGTAAAAACGGTAAGGTCGCATGGATACGTATTCACAGTTTGGCGGGAGAACCGTGTTTGGTCGAGTGTGATTTTTCGGGAGAACTGTATCAAAAAGGGAAGCGGAGATATAAGATCGATCGAATTTCCGATACTCTTTTTAGCTTGGACCTGAAAGCCGGAGAAGAGGTCGTTCTATATGGAGATCCGTCTTTTAAAGATTTTAGAATAGGACCTGTTTCCGGTACTGAAAACAAAAAACCTTTTGGTTTTTACAACTGA
- a CDS encoding family 43 glycosylhydrolase — MTVFEVSGADAKKKKKASVTLGPNPFVTHIFTADPSAHVWKDGRLYVYPSHDVDPPRGCDLMDRYHVFSTDDMVNWTDHGEILNSSQVPWGRPEGGFMWAPDCAYKNGTYYFYFPHPSGTDWNNTWKVGIATSKYPAKDFKVQGYIEGLGDAFAMIDPCVFVDDDGQAYFYYGGGGRCIGARLKDNMVELAEKPRKMEGLSDFHEAAWVHKRNGIYYLSYSDNVPHPNGNRMYYATSTSPLGPWTYRGVILEATGSGTSHGSIVEYKGEWYLFYHDCSISGRGNLRSICVDKLYYNPDGSIQLVKQTKGGIKK, encoded by the coding sequence ATGACGGTTTTCGAGGTGTCCGGAGCGGATGCTAAGAAAAAGAAAAAAGCATCGGTGACTTTGGGCCCTAACCCTTTTGTAACCCATATATTTACAGCAGATCCTTCTGCCCATGTATGGAAAGACGGGCGTTTGTATGTATATCCCTCACACGACGTAGATCCGCCTCGAGGGTGTGACTTGATGGATCGTTATCATGTGTTTTCTACGGATGATATGGTAAACTGGACTGATCACGGGGAGATTTTGAATTCGAGTCAAGTGCCGTGGGGACGTCCTGAGGGCGGTTTTATGTGGGCTCCCGATTGTGCTTATAAGAATGGAACTTATTATTTTTATTTTCCTCATCCGAGCGGTACGGATTGGAACAATACGTGGAAAGTCGGAATTGCGACAAGCAAGTATCCGGCAAAAGATTTTAAAGTACAGGGATATATCGAGGGACTCGGTGATGCTTTTGCCATGATCGATCCTTGTGTATTTGTGGATGATGATGGTCAGGCGTATTTTTATTATGGCGGTGGCGGAAGATGTATCGGCGCCAGACTGAAAGATAATATGGTAGAATTGGCAGAAAAGCCGCGTAAGATGGAGGGGCTTTCCGATTTTCACGAGGCTGCTTGGGTACATAAGAGAAACGGTATTTATTATTTGTCTTATTCTGATAATGTCCCTCATCCCAATGGCAACAGAATGTATTATGCCACCAGTACGAGCCCGTTAGGACCATGGACTTATCGCGGAGTGATTTTGGAGGCTACGGGTTCGGGAACAAGTCACGGATCTATCGTGGAATATAAAGGGGAATGGTATTTGTTTTATCATGATTGTTCTATTTCAGGAAGGGGAAATCTGCGTTCGATCTGTGTAGATAAATTATATTATAATCCAGACGGAAGCATTCAATTGGTAAAACAAACAAAGGGCGGAATTAAGAAATAA
- the gadC gene encoding putative glutamine/gamma-aminobutyrate antiporter GadC codes for MANIGKTVKLGVFTLAIMNVTAVVSLRGLPAEAEYGLSSAFYYLFAAIVFLIPTALVAAELAAMFQDKQGGVFRWVGEAFGKKFGFLAIWLQWIESTIWYPTVLTFGAVSIAFIGMDHSQDMLLASNKIYTLVVVLIIYWLATFISLKGLNWVGKVAKIGGMVGTIIPAALLVILAIVYLAMGGQSQMDFSGDFLPDFSKFDNLVLAASIFLFYAGMEMGGIHVKDINNPAKNYPKAVFIGSAITVIIFILGTFSLGIIIPQKDINLTQSLLEGFDNYFSFIRMSWLSPVIAVALAFGVLAGVLTWVAGPSKGIFAVGKAGYLPPFFQKTNKIGVQKNILYIQGLAVTLLSLLFVVMPSVQSFYQILSQLTVLLYLIMYLMMFAAAIYLRYNMKKADRPFRIGSKGNGLIWFVAGLGFCGSLLAFILSFIPPSQISTGNNTVWFSVLIIGCIVVVAAPFIIYAARKPSWKSEDTEFAPFHWEENTTAPETGTTIATQTEQKPVNKNTTE; via the coding sequence ATGGCAAATATTGGAAAAACAGTAAAACTCGGAGTCTTCACTTTAGCGATCATGAACGTCACGGCTGTAGTATCACTACGGGGACTTCCGGCAGAAGCAGAATATGGATTAAGCTCGGCATTCTATTATCTGTTTGCAGCAATCGTATTTTTAATCCCGACGGCATTGGTCGCGGCAGAACTGGCAGCCATGTTTCAAGATAAACAAGGCGGAGTATTTCGATGGGTAGGGGAAGCGTTCGGTAAAAAATTCGGATTTCTCGCCATCTGGTTACAATGGATAGAAAGTACGATCTGGTATCCGACCGTGCTTACCTTCGGAGCTGTCTCTATTGCATTTATAGGAATGGATCACTCTCAGGACATGTTGTTGGCATCTAATAAAATTTACACGTTGGTCGTCGTACTGATCATATACTGGTTGGCTACCTTTATCTCCCTGAAAGGATTGAACTGGGTCGGTAAAGTCGCTAAAATCGGCGGTATGGTAGGGACTATTATCCCAGCAGCCTTGTTGGTTATACTTGCCATTGTCTATCTGGCAATGGGCGGACAATCTCAAATGGACTTCTCCGGAGACTTTCTTCCGGACTTTTCAAAATTCGACAATCTGGTATTAGCAGCCAGCATATTTTTGTTTTATGCCGGTATGGAAATGGGCGGGATACATGTTAAAGATATAAACAATCCTGCAAAAAATTATCCTAAAGCCGTATTTATAGGTTCAGCCATTACGGTTATCATTTTTATATTAGGAACATTTTCTCTCGGAATCATCATTCCTCAAAAAGATATCAACCTAACCCAAAGCTTACTGGAAGGATTCGACAACTATTTCAGCTTTATCCGCATGTCATGGTTATCGCCGGTCATCGCCGTAGCGCTGGCTTTCGGAGTATTAGCCGGAGTACTAACTTGGGTTGCAGGTCCGTCAAAAGGTATATTTGCCGTAGGAAAAGCCGGGTATCTGCCTCCATTCTTCCAAAAAACGAATAAAATAGGCGTGCAAAAAAACATTCTGTACATCCAAGGGCTTGCCGTCACTCTTTTAAGCTTGCTTTTTGTCGTAATGCCCTCTGTTCAAAGTTTTTACCAAATTCTCTCTCAGCTCACCGTTCTGCTCTACCTCATCATGTACTTGATGATGTTTGCTGCAGCCATCTATTTGCGGTATAACATGAAAAAAGCAGACCGGCCTTTCCGCATCGGAAGTAAAGGCAACGGATTGATCTGGTTTGTTGCCGGACTCGGATTCTGCGGATCATTACTCGCTTTCATATTAAGTTTCATCCCTCCCAGTCAAATATCGACAGGAAATAATACCGTATGGTTCTCTGTTCTTATCATAGGCTGTATCGTCGTTGTAGCAGCTCCGTTTATCATCTATGCCGCTCGTAAACCATCATGGAAAAGTGAAGACACCGAGTTCGCACCATTTCATTGGGAAGAAAATACGACAGCACCCGAAACCGGAACAACAATAGCTACACAAACAGAGCAAAAACCTGTCAACAAAAATACGACCGAATAA
- a CDS encoding potassium channel family protein yields MKSALSDFVYEKKGIYGILHVIILLLSLFLIISISIDTFKNLPFLTQGSYLKIQLWICTFFIFDFILEFFLSHRKLHYLRTHFVFLIISIPYINIFDYYHVAFSPEIRYFLRFIPLIRGGYALAIVVGWLSYNKASSLFTSYLTMLLATVYFSSLIFFVLEHKVNPLVPDYGEALWWAFMDVTTVGSNIYAVTVTGKVLSVLLAALGMMMFPIFTVYVTSLVQKANLDKKEYLQQTSDNSVSAGRSTQTQTETNP; encoded by the coding sequence ATGAAGTCTGCGTTATCTGATTTTGTTTATGAGAAGAAGGGAATATACGGCATTTTGCATGTCATTATCTTGTTACTGTCTCTATTTTTGATCATAAGTATCTCTATCGATACGTTCAAGAATCTGCCTTTTTTGACACAGGGCAGTTATTTGAAAATTCAGTTATGGATATGTACTTTTTTTATATTCGATTTTATCTTGGAATTTTTCCTTTCACATCGGAAGCTTCATTATTTACGTACTCATTTTGTATTTTTGATTATTTCGATCCCGTATATTAATATATTTGATTATTATCATGTAGCATTTTCTCCGGAAATCCGTTATTTTTTACGTTTTATACCTTTGATACGGGGAGGCTATGCCTTGGCGATAGTCGTGGGCTGGTTATCCTATAATAAAGCTTCGAGCCTGTTTACTTCATATCTGACGATGTTGTTGGCTACCGTATATTTTTCGAGTCTTATATTTTTCGTATTGGAACATAAGGTGAATCCTCTTGTTCCCGATTATGGTGAAGCCTTGTGGTGGGCTTTTATGGATGTGACGACGGTGGGTTCGAATATTTATGCCGTAACGGTTACAGGAAAAGTGCTTTCGGTGCTGTTGGCCGCGTTGGGAATGATGATGTTCCCTATATTTACGGTATATGTGACGAGTTTGGTACAGAAGGCGAATTTGGATAAAAAAGAATATCTTCAACAAACAAGTGACAATTCTGTATCTGCAGGAAGGTCTACTCAGACCCAAACAGAAACAAACCCGTAA
- the glsA gene encoding glutaminase A, with translation MQKKISISQIKDAAQEAFDLYKTNTDGKNADYIPYLANINKNLFGISICLLNGQTIQLGDTEYKFGIESVSKVHTAILVLRQYGAQQLLEKIGADATGLPFNSIFAILLENDHPSTPLVNAGAIAACSMVKPIADPENKWKAIVDNITDLCGSAPQLIDELYKSESETNFNNRSITWLLKNYNRIYDDPTMSLDLYTRQCSLGITATQLSICGATIANNGTNPVTRKQIFDTALSPKITSLIATVGFYEHTGDWLYTSGIPAKTGVGGGVMGTLPGLFGIAAFAPPIDNAGNSVKAQLAIKHIMNKLGLSAFSGDQVTIVE, from the coding sequence ATGCAAAAGAAAATTTCCATTTCCCAAATCAAAGATGCGGCTCAAGAGGCTTTTGACCTGTATAAAACAAATACCGACGGGAAAAACGCCGATTATATCCCTTACTTGGCCAATATAAATAAAAATCTGTTCGGGATCAGTATATGCCTGCTCAATGGACAGACCATTCAATTAGGAGACACGGAATATAAGTTCGGAATAGAATCGGTCTCTAAAGTTCACACAGCCATTTTAGTTCTCCGGCAATACGGAGCTCAACAACTCCTCGAAAAAATCGGAGCAGACGCCACCGGATTACCATTTAATTCGATATTCGCCATTTTATTGGAAAATGATCATCCCTCCACACCTTTGGTCAACGCAGGAGCAATCGCTGCATGCAGTATGGTAAAACCGATAGCTGATCCCGAAAACAAATGGAAAGCAATCGTCGATAACATTACCGATTTATGTGGAAGCGCCCCTCAATTGATCGATGAGTTATACAAATCGGAATCGGAGACAAATTTCAACAACCGGTCTATAACATGGCTACTTAAAAATTATAACCGCATCTATGACGATCCGACAATGTCTCTCGACCTTTATACCCGGCAATGTTCATTAGGAATCACGGCAACCCAATTATCGATATGCGGGGCTACGATTGCCAATAACGGAACAAATCCGGTTACCCGGAAACAGATATTCGATACGGCACTCTCTCCCAAAATAACTTCACTTATCGCTACCGTAGGGTTCTATGAACATACAGGCGACTGGCTTTATACTTCCGGCATTCCTGCAAAAACAGGAGTCGGGGGCGGTGTAATGGGTACACTTCCCGGATTATTCGGGATTGCAGCTTTCGCACCACCCATCGACAATGCCGGAAATTCGGTAAAAGCCCAATTAGCAATTAAACATATTATGAATAAATTAGGGCTATCGGCATTCAGTGGAGACCAAGTTACAATAGTCGAATAG
- a CDS encoding glutamate decarboxylase — translation MKDQNFRNGDAKTAIFGSNEMLQPSPVDKIPDGPTTPQIAYQMVKDETFAQTQPRLNLATFVTTYMDDYATKLMNEAIDINYIDETEYPRIAVMNAKCINIIANLWNTPEQAKWKSGALAIGSSEACMLGGVAAWLRWRKKRQAQGKPTDKPNFVISSGFQVVWEKFAQLWQIEMRQVPLTLEKTTLDPEAALKMCDENTICIVPIEGVTWTGLNDDVEALDKALDAYNAKTGFDIPIHVDAASGGFILPFLQPELKWDFRLKWVLSISTSGHKFGLVYPGLGWVVWKDAKYLPEEMSFSVNYLGANITQVGLNFSRPAAQILGQYYQFIRLGFEGYKAIQQNGMEIAKYLHQQIGQMKPFVNYSPEVVNPLFIWYMKPEYAKTAKWTLYDLQDKLKQGGWMVPAYTLPENIQNYIVMRIVVRQGFSRDMADMLLNDINSAIAELEKLEYPTPTRIAQEKNIEIKGSVFTHTGSGRKKK, via the coding sequence ATGAAAGATCAAAATTTCAGAAACGGAGATGCCAAAACCGCTATTTTCGGATCAAACGAGATGTTGCAACCCTCCCCTGTCGATAAAATTCCCGATGGTCCTACCACACCGCAGATCGCATACCAGATGGTAAAAGATGAAACATTTGCGCAGACGCAACCCCGGTTAAATCTGGCAACATTCGTAACGACTTACATGGATGATTATGCCACCAAATTGATGAACGAAGCTATCGACATCAATTATATCGATGAGACGGAGTATCCCCGCATAGCCGTAATGAATGCGAAATGCATCAATATTATAGCCAATTTATGGAACACTCCCGAACAGGCAAAATGGAAGAGCGGAGCTTTAGCTATCGGTTCTTCCGAAGCGTGTATGTTAGGCGGAGTGGCAGCCTGGCTACGATGGCGTAAAAAAAGGCAGGCACAAGGTAAACCGACAGACAAACCGAATTTCGTAATTTCTTCCGGATTTCAAGTCGTGTGGGAAAAATTCGCCCAATTATGGCAAATCGAGATGAGACAAGTTCCTCTGACTCTCGAAAAGACGACGTTAGACCCCGAAGCTGCACTGAAAATGTGTGACGAAAACACAATTTGCATCGTCCCTATCGAGGGGGTTACTTGGACAGGATTGAACGATGACGTCGAAGCTCTCGACAAGGCTCTCGACGCATATAATGCCAAAACAGGATTCGACATCCCTATTCATGTAGACGCAGCCAGCGGAGGTTTTATTCTACCATTCCTACAGCCTGAATTAAAATGGGATTTCCGGTTAAAATGGGTATTGTCAATCAGTACATCGGGACATAAATTCGGATTGGTATATCCGGGACTCGGCTGGGTTGTCTGGAAAGACGCCAAATATTTGCCGGAAGAAATGTCTTTCAGCGTCAACTATTTGGGAGCGAATATTACTCAAGTAGGTCTGAACTTCTCCCGTCCGGCAGCACAAATATTAGGTCAATATTATCAATTTATCCGACTCGGATTCGAAGGATATAAGGCTATTCAACAAAACGGCATGGAAATTGCCAAATACTTGCACCAGCAAATCGGACAGATGAAACCGTTTGTTAATTATAGCCCTGAAGTAGTCAATCCGCTGTTCATCTGGTACATGAAACCGGAATATGCAAAAACAGCAAAATGGACTCTCTATGATTTACAAGATAAACTGAAACAAGGCGGATGGATGGTTCCGGCATATACTCTTCCCGAAAACATTCAAAATTACATCGTAATGCGTATTGTCGTACGTCAAGGATTTAGCCGAGATATGGCAGATATGTTGCTAAATGACATTAACAGTGCAATTGCCGAGCTCGAAAAACTCGAATACCCGACTCCGACCCGCATTGCGCAAGAAAAAAATATCGAGATCAAAGGGTCTGTATTTACCCATACAGGCTCAGGCCGGAAAAAGAAATAA
- a CDS encoding MFS transporter yields MEIKTGEGTIPLVTLIGIWSISALNALPGLAVSPILGQLSQIFPHATELDIQMLTSLPSLLIIPFILLSGTLTERVNNIRLLQIGLGIFAASGVLYLLSDRMWQLIAVSALLGAGSGLIVPLSTGFITRFFKGSYRVKQFGLSSAITNITLVIATVITGYLAEVDWHLPFIVYLLPIISIFLSSYLREASGTTKKISESNRTSAIVAGKQSDTGDFINRKRLVQLMAFYGLCTYLVIIVSFNLPFLMEEYHFSSGNSGIMISLFFLAIMTPGLFLNQIIGWWKQRTEFYSLLCIAVGLGLIILSRLEWWIGSGCLFAGFGYGVIQPVVYDKTTRTASSRKVTLALAFVMAMNYLAILLCPFIIDWAGFIFRVHTQQFAFIFNLVVTVLAAGWAYWKRNSFVFSENTEE; encoded by the coding sequence ATGGAAATAAAAACCGGAGAGGGAACTATACCTCTCGTTACCCTGATCGGCATCTGGTCTATTTCGGCCTTGAATGCATTACCCGGATTGGCAGTTTCTCCTATCTTGGGTCAACTGTCACAGATTTTTCCTCATGCTACGGAGCTGGATATTCAAATGCTGACTTCGTTACCCTCTTTATTGATAATTCCGTTCATACTTCTTTCGGGAACATTGACCGAACGGGTGAATAACATACGGCTGTTGCAAATAGGATTAGGAATATTTGCAGCCAGCGGGGTGTTATATTTGCTTTCGGATCGAATGTGGCAGCTGATTGCCGTAAGTGCCTTGCTGGGAGCTGGATCGGGATTGATCGTGCCGTTATCTACCGGATTCATTACTCGTTTTTTTAAAGGTTCTTACCGGGTAAAGCAGTTCGGATTGAGTTCGGCTATTACGAATATCACTTTAGTAATCGCAACTGTTATAACCGGTTATTTGGCAGAGGTTGACTGGCATTTGCCCTTTATCGTGTATTTATTACCGATTATTTCGATATTTCTCTCATCTTATTTAAGAGAAGCTTCGGGGACGACAAAAAAAATATCCGAAAGTAATCGAACATCTGCCATCGTTGCAGGGAAACAGTCAGATACGGGAGATTTTATAAATAGAAAAAGACTCGTACAGTTAATGGCTTTTTATGGACTTTGTACTTATTTGGTCATTATTGTTAGCTTTAATTTACCGTTTTTGATGGAAGAGTATCATTTTTCGAGCGGTAATTCGGGCATAATGATTTCACTTTTCTTTTTGGCAATTATGACACCAGGTTTATTCTTGAACCAAATTATCGGATGGTGGAAGCAAAGAACGGAATTTTATAGTTTGTTATGTATCGCTGTAGGTTTGGGACTTATTATACTTTCCCGGTTGGAATGGTGGATCGGATCGGGGTGTCTTTTTGCCGGTTTTGGTTATGGAGTGATACAGCCTGTTGTATATGATAAGACGACAAGAACCGCATCTTCTCGAAAGGTGACTTTGGCATTGGCGTTTGTAATGGCGATGAATTATCTGGCGATTTTGCTATGTCCTTTTATTATTGATTGGGCCGGTTTTATTTTTCGAGTACATACTCAGCAATTTGCATTTATTTTTAATCTGGTTGTAACTGTCTTGGCTGCCGGATGGGCATATTGGAAGCGGAATTCGTTTGTGTTTAGCGAAAATACGGAAGAATAG
- a CDS encoding DMT family transporter, which translates to MKNKIVEANICMVISKGFSGLNMNALKYLLPFWISPFTGVALRCVFAAVAFWIISFFVPSEHSTGKQKVQIFLLGALGVYGYMCLYLVGLSKTTPVSSSIFSTLQPVWVFLIAVLFYQEKVTWMKVVGILIGLGGALLCISTQQSDDLASDALTGNLLCLGSSVMYAVYLVISNRILKSVGMFTLLKYVFTGAAFSSLIMACFIKFDAPVLTLPIHWLPLCVLLFVLIFPTVISYLLIPLGLKYLNTTIVAIYGYLILIVATIVSLSIGQDRFSWTQLSAMLLICIGVYLVEIAERKTPVTEK; encoded by the coding sequence GTGAAAAATAAAATTGTTGAAGCAAATATCTGTATGGTTATATCTAAAGGGTTTAGCGGATTGAATATGAATGCGTTGAAATATTTACTCCCTTTTTGGATAAGCCCGTTTACAGGTGTTGCGTTGCGTTGTGTATTTGCTGCCGTTGCGTTCTGGATTATAAGTTTTTTTGTACCGTCGGAACATTCTACGGGAAAACAAAAAGTTCAGATTTTTTTATTGGGAGCCTTGGGGGTGTATGGATATATGTGTTTGTATTTGGTCGGGTTGAGTAAGACGACACCGGTATCGAGTTCTATTTTTTCGACTTTGCAGCCGGTATGGGTATTCTTAATTGCTGTTTTATTTTATCAGGAGAAAGTAACGTGGATGAAAGTAGTGGGAATCCTTATCGGTTTGGGAGGTGCATTACTCTGTATCTCTACGCAACAGAGCGATGATTTGGCATCGGATGCTTTGACCGGAAATCTTTTGTGTCTGGGTAGTTCTGTAATGTATGCCGTGTATCTGGTCATCAGTAATCGAATATTGAAATCGGTAGGGATGTTTACTTTATTGAAATATGTATTTACAGGAGCTGCTTTTTCAAGCCTTATCATGGCCTGTTTTATAAAATTTGATGCGCCGGTTTTAACGCTTCCGATACATTGGTTACCGCTTTGTGTTTTATTATTTGTTCTTATTTTTCCGACGGTAATCAGCTATTTGCTGATACCGCTAGGATTGAAATATCTGAATACGACCATTGTTGCCATATACGGTTATTTAATTTTGATAGTAGCGACTATTGTTTCTTTATCTATCGGGCAAGATCGGTTTAGTTGGACTCAACTTTCTGCTATGCTTTTGATTTGCATTGGAGTATATTTGGTGGAGATTGCCGAACGAAAGACTCCTGTTACTGAGAAATAA